From Methanococcus maripaludis, one genomic window encodes:
- the modB gene encoding molybdate ABC transporter permease subunit, translating to MDSIVFPLLLTLKISFISTFFVVIFGVIISYILARKKFYGRDILENLVTLPMVLPPTVLGYLLALQLGKNGFVGSLIYEFTGSGILFTWQAAVIAAFIVSFPLMVKTTTAAISSIDKELEYVSYTLGKTELQTIYKITLPLSKKGIIAGAILSFARAVGEFGATLMVAGNIPGKTNTMSLSIYQAFQTGNYDLANILVVLLIIMSFMTIFLTGRFVEKWKF from the coding sequence ATGGATTCAATAGTATTTCCACTACTACTTACATTAAAAATTTCTTTTATATCCACATTTTTTGTAGTTATTTTTGGAGTCATTATTTCATACATTCTCGCGAGAAAAAAGTTCTACGGGCGAGATATTTTGGAAAATTTAGTAACTCTTCCAATGGTTCTTCCTCCAACCGTTTTAGGATATTTACTTGCATTACAACTTGGAAAAAATGGATTTGTAGGAAGTTTAATATATGAATTTACAGGATCGGGAATTTTATTTACCTGGCAGGCTGCGGTAATTGCCGCATTTATCGTATCATTCCCGTTAATGGTTAAAACTACAACTGCTGCAATCTCTTCAATCGATAAAGAACTTGAATATGTATCATATACGTTAGGTAAAACAGAATTACAGACAATTTATAAAATAACCCTTCCTTTATCAAAAAAAGGGATAATTGCGGGTGCAATTCTTAGTTTTGCGCGAGCCGTTGGTGAGTTTGGCGCTACATTGATGGTTGCTGGGAATATTCCTGGAAAAACAAATACGATGTCTTTATCAATTTACCAAGCATTTCAAACGGGAAACTACGATCTGGCAAATATTCTGGTGGTATTGTTAATTATAATGTCATTCATGACGATATTTCTTACGGGCAGATTTGTTGAAAAATGGAAATTTTAA
- a CDS encoding permease — MFGWLDYVARYVVENILNIGVDTAIGSSIHFFIYDSLKIVILLSIMIFSISYVRSYFPPEKTKKILEKYSGVSGNVMASLLGIVTPFCSCSSVPLFIGFVEAGIPLGVTLSFLITSPIVNEAAFAVLLASFGWKIAMLYIISGVIIGVIGGVIIGKLKMEDQVEEYVYEIRSRARKIRKLTQKERLKFAVDNTKDIVKRVWLYILIGIGIGAIIHGYAPEAILAKYAGPNNPLAVIFATIIAVPLYSNALGTIPIAEALIGKGVGIGTALAFMMATTALSFPEAVLIRKVIKPKLIAAFFGITSIAIVITGYLFNILL, encoded by the coding sequence ATGTTTGGCTGGCTAGATTATGTTGCGAGATATGTTGTAGAAAATATATTGAATATAGGCGTGGATACTGCAATAGGGTCGTCAATTCATTTTTTTATATATGACAGCTTGAAAATTGTAATTTTGCTCTCAATAATGATATTTTCAATTTCATACGTTAGAAGTTATTTCCCGCCCGAAAAAACCAAAAAGATACTAGAAAAGTATTCTGGAGTTTCTGGAAATGTTATGGCATCCCTTCTTGGAATTGTAACTCCGTTCTGTTCATGTTCATCAGTTCCATTATTTATCGGATTTGTGGAGGCAGGAATTCCTCTTGGAGTTACACTTTCATTTTTAATTACTTCTCCAATAGTAAACGAAGCAGCGTTTGCAGTACTTCTGGCATCTTTCGGGTGGAAAATCGCAATGCTCTACATAATTTCTGGAGTAATTATCGGCGTAATTGGCGGAGTTATAATCGGCAAACTTAAAATGGAAGATCAAGTTGAAGAATACGTATACGAAATAAGAAGCAGGGCTCGAAAAATAAGGAAATTAACACAAAAAGAGCGTTTAAAATTTGCAGTTGATAATACAAAAGATATTGTAAAGAGAGTATGGTTATATATCTTGATTGGTATCGGAATTGGGGCAATAATACACGGTTATGCTCCAGAGGCGATTCTTGCAAAATATGCAGGCCCCAATAACCCCCTAGCAGTAATTTTTGCAACAATTATTGCAGTACCCCTTTATTCAAATGCACTTGGAACAATCCCGATTGCAGAAGCATTGATTGGGAAAGGGGTTGGAATTGGAACTGCACTTGCATTTATGATGGCTACAACTGCTTTATCTTTCCCAGAAGCGGTTTTAATTAGAAAAGTAATCAAACCAAAATTAATAGCAGCATTCTTTGGAATTACAAGTATTGCAATTGTAATTACGGGGTATTTATTTAATATTCTCCTTTAA
- a CDS encoding thioredoxin family protein, which produces MKIKILGMGCKKCTNVYENVKKAVEDLKIDAEIVKITDAAKIAEYIMSTPGVVFDDEVIFEGKVPSVEEIKNELSKL; this is translated from the coding sequence ATGAAAATAAAAATATTAGGAATGGGATGTAAAAAATGTACAAATGTTTATGAAAACGTGAAAAAAGCGGTAGAAGACCTAAAAATCGATGCAGAAATAGTAAAAATTACCGATGCTGCAAAAATTGCAGAATATATAATGTCAACACCCGGAGTTGTCTTTGATGACGAAGTTATCTTTGAAGGTAAAGTTCCGAGTGTCGAAGAAATTAAGAATGAGTTATCTAAACTTTAA
- a CDS encoding ABC transporter ATP-binding protein translates to MILEIDIEKNYYESKKSKKRKVPSFNLKSKFSIDRGSIIVLFGRSGSGKTSTLGCIAGLLDPDHGKIVVNNEIYYDSDKKINKTPQERNLGYVFQNYALFPHLTVKENIEYGIKYLSEKEKEKRVFELLALTHIEGLENRYPDQISGGQKQRVALARALAPSPKILLLDEPFSALDMISRIRLRERLRSIQKELKIPVVFVTHSFEEAFVMAEKVVTFHNGRIQQIGTPEEIFYNPINVNVAELVGYINIFSNAEIDNNENNPDFSILKYLGMEILIKKFNNSMNEVSFGIRPENIKLIDRNSEKTENVFECVIKDVVNEGSSSLVYLEVIQNGLKLMSKIQNDKFKKLDYAVGEKCKIELLKEKITILMTESVKKIDLT, encoded by the coding sequence ATGATTTTAGAGATAGATATCGAAAAAAACTACTACGAATCGAAGAAGTCAAAAAAACGTAAAGTTCCATCCTTTAATTTAAAATCTAAATTTAGTATAGACCGTGGTTCGATAATAGTTTTATTTGGAAGGTCGGGTTCTGGGAAAACAAGCACATTAGGCTGTATCGCAGGCCTCTTAGATCCTGATCACGGAAAAATTGTTGTAAACAATGAAATCTATTACGATTCCGATAAAAAGATAAATAAAACCCCACAGGAACGAAATTTAGGGTATGTGTTCCAAAATTATGCATTATTTCCCCATTTAACTGTTAAAGAGAATATTGAATATGGAATTAAATATTTAAGCGAAAAAGAAAAGGAAAAGCGAGTTTTTGAACTTTTGGCATTAACCCATATCGAAGGCCTCGAAAATAGATATCCCGATCAGATTTCGGGCGGTCAAAAACAGCGTGTAGCTCTTGCAAGGGCGCTTGCACCGAGTCCAAAAATATTGCTACTCGATGAACCGTTTTCTGCGCTGGACATGATTTCAAGAATAAGATTAAGGGAAAGATTAAGAAGTATTCAAAAAGAATTAAAAATTCCGGTAGTTTTTGTGACACACAGTTTTGAAGAAGCATTTGTAATGGCTGAAAAAGTTGTAACGTTTCATAATGGTAGAATTCAGCAGATTGGAACTCCAGAAGAGATATTTTATAATCCGATAAATGTAAATGTTGCAGAACTCGTCGGTTACATAAATATTTTTTCAAATGCAGAAATTGATAACAATGAAAATAATCCTGATTTTTCAATATTGAAATATTTGGGAATGGAAATTTTAATAAAAAAGTTTAATAACTCTATGAATGAGGTTTCTTTTGGAATACGGCCTGAAAATATAAAATTAATCGATAGAAACAGTGAAAAAACAGAAAATGTTTTTGAATGTGTAATAAAAGATGTAGTTAACGAAGGTTCTTCGAGTCTGGTTTATCTTGAGGTAATTCAAAATGGCTTAAAACTCATGTCAAAGATCCAAAATGATAAATTCAAAAAATTAGATTACGCTGTCGGAGAAAAATGTAAAATCGAACTTTTAAAAGAAAAAATAACGATTTTGATGACCGAAAGTGTGAAAAAAATCGATTTAACATAA
- a CDS encoding helix-turn-helix domain-containing protein — MENPSHIISKNLKKIRNENGLSLDAVSKLTGVSKGMLGQIEREEVNPTITTILKIANGLKISFTSLLSEKEADVKIVELKKVSPIYDDSKKWRFYPVFNFEDSRPFEISYVEADPGVVMSSEGHIKNSEETITVYEGELTLSIDDKTYTISKGNSIRFKAEVPHKYENRSSEMTVMHMTLYYPK; from the coding sequence ATGGAAAATCCTAGCCACATAATTTCAAAAAACTTAAAAAAAATAAGAAACGAAAACGGATTGAGCCTTGATGCGGTTTCAAAACTTACAGGGGTAAGCAAAGGAATGCTCGGACAAATTGAGCGTGAAGAAGTAAATCCAACAATAACAACCATTTTAAAAATTGCAAATGGATTAAAAATTTCATTTACATCTCTTTTGAGTGAAAAGGAAGCGGATGTGAAAATAGTAGAACTTAAAAAAGTTTCACCAATTTACGACGACAGCAAAAAATGGAGATTTTACCCGGTATTCAATTTTGAAGATAGTAGACCTTTTGAAATATCCTACGTTGAAGCCGACCCTGGAGTAGTAATGAGTTCCGAAGGGCATATCAAAAATTCGGAAGAAACAATAACTGTTTACGAAGGAGAACTGACTTTATCAATAGACGATAAGACATACACCATTTCAAAAGGAAATTCTATCCGTTTTAAAGCAGAAGTACCTCACAAATACGAAAATAGAAGTTCAGAAATGACTGTAATGCATATGACACTTTATTATCCAAAATAA
- a CDS encoding DUF2202 domain-containing protein, translating into MKRIIMTCLSVFLVILGSSFVYGNQGMGYGQNQGGQVYQLYDDTQVNHQQEIAMYPFEELSQQEIDGLILMREEEKFARDVYLELYDIWGQQIFLNIANSESTHTNAVKLLLDKYNLTDSVADDTRGIFTNQDLAQLYNSLVEKGSVSLMDALMVGATVEDLDIYDLQRLNEISDNEDISAVYGNLEKGSRNHLRSFTKVIERNGGTYEPQYISQSEYDEIVSGDMETGTEYGAPENLSTQNGQSNQYQINDTSSEPQGAFAKIWQGLMRWLR; encoded by the coding sequence ATGAAAAGAATAATTATGACCTGTTTATCGGTATTTTTAGTTATTTTGGGGTCTTCATTTGTATATGGGAACCAGGGCATGGGCTATGGGCAAAATCAGGGTGGTCAGGTCTATCAGTTATATGACGACACACAGGTAAATCATCAGCAAGAAATTGCCATGTATCCTTTTGAAGAGTTGAGTCAGCAAGAAATTGATGGATTAATATTAATGAGAGAAGAAGAAAAATTCGCAAGAGACGTTTATTTGGAATTATATGATATTTGGGGCCAGCAAATTTTCTTAAATATCGCAAATAGTGAGAGTACGCATACCAATGCAGTAAAATTGCTGCTGGATAAATATAATTTAACGGATTCAGTTGCTGATGATACAAGAGGAATCTTCACAAATCAAGATTTGGCACAGTTATACAACAGTTTAGTTGAAAAAGGATCAGTTTCGCTAATGGATGCTTTAATGGTTGGTGCAACAGTTGAGGACTTAGACATATACGATTTACAGAGATTGAACGAAATATCCGATAATGAGGATATTAGTGCAGTATATGGTAATTTAGAAAAAGGCTCAAGAAACCATTTAAGATCATTTACAAAAGTAATCGAAAGAAATGGTGGAACATACGAGCCCCAGTACATTAGTCAATCAGAATATGATGAGATTGTATCGGGTGATATGGAAACAGGTACTGAATATGGTGCGCCGGAAAATTTATCAACACAAAATGGCCAATCTAACCAATATCAAATTAATGATACAAGTTCAGAACCACAAGGGGCATTTGCAAAGATTTGGCAGGGCCTTATGAGATGGCTTAGATAA
- a CDS encoding DMT family transporter yields the protein MKKLLKKYELFLLMIPAVSFGAGAFITGKIGILELSWDELTFLRFLIASVIILPLVLKTERKNLKLNKSDAYLVILAGLLGMFGYHALFFMSLEYITAINSALLMATTPMITSIIAAFVLGEYFGIKRIFAVIIAFFGVLLTITNGNLEVLKSLSFNIGDVIMFSAVLCMALYAVISKKVAQNYSPSVILTYGYILTVVLLIPYMILKNPVNAILNASFETWLSIIYMAVFASVLAQLLQQISLKYYGASKTMLFYQFVPLIVIVLSAIFLKEPFTKITVISTLFIMTGVYINSTIKKD from the coding sequence ATGAAAAAACTTTTGAAAAAATATGAATTATTTCTGTTAATGATTCCGGCAGTTTCTTTCGGGGCAGGGGCATTTATAACTGGAAAAATCGGAATTTTGGAACTTTCCTGGGACGAATTAACATTTTTAAGATTTTTAATAGCATCTGTAATAATATTACCTTTAGTTTTAAAAACAGAACGAAAAAATCTGAAATTAAATAAAAGTGACGCATATCTTGTAATTTTAGCAGGGTTACTTGGAATGTTTGGATACCACGCATTATTTTTCATGTCGCTTGAATATATCACGGCAATAAATTCGGCGCTATTAATGGCAACAACCCCAATGATTACTTCAATAATTGCAGCATTTGTATTGGGCGAATATTTTGGAATTAAACGGATATTTGCAGTAATTATCGCATTTTTTGGAGTACTGCTCACGATTACAAATGGGAATCTGGAAGTTCTTAAAAGCCTTTCATTTAATATTGGAGATGTTATAATGTTTTCCGCAGTACTTTGCATGGCATTATACGCAGTAATAAGTAAAAAAGTCGCTCAAAATTACTCGCCATCCGTAATATTAACATACGGTTACATTTTAACAGTTGTACTGTTAATACCTTACATGATTCTAAAAAACCCTGTAAATGCGATATTAAATGCATCTTTTGAAACTTGGCTTTCAATAATCTATATGGCAGTTTTTGCATCAGTTTTAGCGCAATTATTACAGCAAATATCGTTAAAATATTATGGGGCAAGTAAAACGATGTTATTTTACCAGTTCGTTCCATTAATTGTAATTGTACTTTCTGCAATTTTTTTAAAAGAGCCGTTTACAAAAATAACTGTAATAAGCACGTTATTTATAATGACTGGAGTATATATCAATTCAACAATAAAAAAAGACTGA
- a CDS encoding low molecular weight phosphatase family protein, whose translation MGTGEFIKSKKIVFVCIHNKRRSVIAEAFAKNFGLNAYSAGMEETEDIDEKVIQVMNEIGLNVKRKPEKISKLTKKLGNIDVLVTMGCIGACPMVPAEKHIFWNITDPAGKEIEVYRKVRDEIKIKVEELLKFDI comes from the coding sequence TTGGGTACTGGCGAATTTATCAAAAGTAAAAAAATAGTATTTGTCTGCATTCACAACAAGCGAAGAAGTGTTATTGCAGAAGCATTCGCTAAAAATTTTGGATTGAATGCATATAGTGCAGGTATGGAAGAAACCGAAGATATAGATGAAAAAGTAATTCAAGTAATGAATGAAATCGGGTTAAATGTTAAAAGAAAACCCGAAAAAATTTCAAAACTTACTAAAAAATTAGGAAATATTGATGTTTTGGTTACCATGGGCTGTATTGGTGCCTGTCCAATGGTTCCTGCCGAAAAACATATTTTTTGGAATATAACCGACCCTGCAGGAAAAGAGATTGAAGTTTATCGAAAAGTTCGAGATGAAATAAAAATAAAAGTCGAAGAGCTTCTAAAATTTGATATTTAA
- a CDS encoding DUF2149 domain-containing protein: MLRRKNKKRFNKTEEDPMAGSANLVDAMLVLSVGFLVFLVMSWNMQSVVFSDTTQEEKMEIMKAMKQVAEIKMAKEITDMPEITDGSGSGFMEMGTVYQDPNTGRYIMIETE; encoded by the coding sequence ATGTTAAGGCGAAAAAATAAAAAGAGATTTAATAAAACTGAAGAAGATCCAATGGCAGGTTCTGCAAATCTTGTAGATGCAATGCTTGTACTTTCAGTTGGATTTTTAGTATTTTTGGTAATGTCTTGGAACATGCAAAGTGTTGTTTTTAGTGACACAACACAAGAAGAAAAAATGGAAATAATGAAGGCAATGAAGCAGGTTGCCGAAATAAAAATGGCAAAAGAAATCACTGATATGCCAGAAATCACTGATGGAAGTGGTTCAGGTTTTATGGAGATGGGAACGGTCTATCAGGATCCGAATACTGGGCGATACATTATGATAGAAACTGAATAA
- a CDS encoding flavoprotein, with protein sequence MFKDKNIVIGICACSPAIKTLDLIGELRERGAEVDVIMTPNSVNFVSPLMVQREAKRPVQIEAFELPKMYDPNHKSLSQKADLLILAPVSANTLGKAANGIADNLLSTTIMSTKAPIVAAMHINPMMYSNPSVQRNIKQLKEDGFIFVDNGNEENPSKFPTISQISSTVEQILNQI encoded by the coding sequence GTGTTTAAAGACAAAAATATTGTTATCGGTATATGTGCATGCAGCCCCGCAATAAAAACGCTGGATTTGATCGGTGAATTGCGAGAACGGGGTGCAGAAGTCGACGTTATCATGACACCGAATTCTGTCAACTTTGTGTCACCATTAATGGTTCAAAGAGAAGCAAAAAGACCGGTTCAAATCGAAGCTTTTGAGCTGCCCAAAATGTATGACCCAAATCATAAATCTTTATCCCAAAAGGCAGATTTACTGATTTTAGCGCCAGTTTCAGCCAATACATTAGGAAAAGCTGCAAATGGTATAGCAGATAATTTACTGTCTACAACAATCATGTCTACAAAAGCTCCTATCGTTGCTGCGATGCACATAAACCCGATGATGTACAGCAATCCAAGCGTTCAAAGAAACATAAAACAATTAAAAGAAGACGGATTTATCTTTGTTGATAACGGAAATGAAGAAAACCCTAGCAAGTTTCCTACAATTTCCCAGATTAGTTCAACAGTCGAACAAATTCTAAATCAAATATAA
- a CDS encoding aldo/keto reductase: MQYREIKKTGDKISALGFGAMRLPTKNGIIDKEKAKKQIYYAIDNGVNFIDTAFPYHGGASESFLGEILSNNYRNKIKLSTKLPQWSVKKYEDMEMYLDIQLKKLNTDFIDYYFIHSLSKDSWTKMKDLGVLRFLDEAKKSGKIKYACFSYHDNTETFKEIIDAYDWDACLIQYNYLDEQNQAGTEGFKYAASKGVGVFIMEPLRGGNLSKKVPKEAEQIFNGYKVKRTPADWALRWVLNHEEVTCVLSGMNEESQVKENLKVAEETTPNSLSSEELEIYDKVKDVYKKLMKINCTACGYCMPCPFGVDIPACFSMYNEKSIFNDKKTGFLYLARLGGVMGGEESHAGLCTNCGKCVKACPQNLNIPVLLKDVSRELGGKGFNLKIKLAKIAMSIYGLFNSLKQKISKN, from the coding sequence ATGCAGTATCGTGAAATTAAGAAAACGGGGGATAAAATTTCAGCACTAGGTTTTGGTGCAATGAGGCTTCCAACTAAAAACGGAATTATCGATAAAGAAAAAGCAAAAAAACAGATTTATTATGCAATAGATAATGGCGTAAACTTTATAGATACTGCATTTCCATATCACGGTGGTGCGAGTGAATCTTTTTTAGGAGAAATTCTTTCAAATAATTATCGAAATAAAATAAAGCTTTCAACAAAACTTCCGCAGTGGTCCGTTAAAAAATATGAAGATATGGAAATGTATCTTGATATTCAGCTTAAGAAGTTGAATACAGATTTTATCGATTACTATTTTATTCACAGCCTTTCAAAAGATAGCTGGACAAAAATGAAAGATCTTGGTGTTTTACGATTTTTAGATGAAGCTAAAAAGAGCGGAAAAATAAAATATGCATGTTTTTCTTACCACGACAATACGGAAACTTTTAAGGAAATAATAGATGCTTACGATTGGGATGCATGTCTTATTCAGTATAATTATTTAGATGAACAAAATCAGGCTGGAACTGAAGGTTTTAAATATGCTGCATCAAAAGGAGTTGGCGTATTTATCATGGAGCCTTTAAGGGGCGGAAATCTCTCAAAAAAAGTTCCAAAAGAAGCAGAACAAATTTTTAATGGCTACAAAGTTAAAAGAACGCCTGCAGATTGGGCACTGCGATGGGTTTTAAATCACGAGGAAGTTACATGCGTTCTTTCTGGAATGAATGAAGAAAGTCAAGTAAAAGAAAATTTAAAAGTTGCAGAAGAAACTACTCCAAATTCTCTTTCAAGCGAAGAATTGGAAATATACGATAAAGTAAAAGATGTTTATAAAAAATTAATGAAAATAAACTGCACTGCATGTGGTTATTGCATGCCTTGCCCATTTGGTGTGGATATTCCGGCATGCTTTTCAATGTACAATGAAAAAAGTATTTTTAACGACAAAAAGACTGGATTTTTGTATCTTGCAAGACTTGGTGGAGTCATGGGTGGTGAAGAGTCTCATGCAGGGCTCTGCACAAATTGCGGTAAATGTGTCAAAGCATGCCCCCAAAATCTAAATATTCCTGTACTTTTAAAAGATGTTTCAAGAGAACTTGGCGGAAAAGGATTTAATTTAAAAATAAAACTTGCTAAAATAGCAATGTCAATTTATGGCTTATTTAATTCGTTAAAACAAAAAATATCGAAAAATTAA
- a CDS encoding DUF434 domain-containing protein encodes MNQFFETYSDLKYLLNRNYRKKSALDFVANHYGLNRLERYFFGRCVFSDSHLEIVNKKRTDLTEFSKSKSFAIDGFNVLITLKSLIEGVAIVCEDNVIRDLKYQKGYKLTEKSEETIEIILKSILDLNLNSFDVYFDEQTSKSGEISKMTRNLMGKYSISGEVILSKKVDFELKQYDFVATSDFHIIKNVMGFLDLPKMVSKNYSLEIKNFMDIIKKGKLEF; translated from the coding sequence ATGAACCAATTTTTTGAAACTTATTCAGATTTAAAGTATCTTTTAAATCGAAATTACAGAAAAAAATCTGCTCTAGACTTTGTTGCAAATCACTACGGGTTAAATCGTCTTGAAAGATACTTTTTTGGCAGGTGTGTATTTTCAGATAGCCATTTAGAAATCGTAAACAAAAAAAGAACAGATTTAACTGAATTTTCAAAATCAAAATCCTTTGCAATTGATGGTTTTAATGTACTTATAACATTAAAATCTTTAATCGAAGGTGTAGCAATAGTTTGCGAGGATAATGTAATTCGGGATTTAAAATACCAGAAAGGATACAAATTAACTGAAAAATCGGAAGAAACAATTGAAATTATTTTGAAAAGTATTTTGGATTTAAATTTAAATAGTTTTGATGTATATTTTGATGAACAGACGAGTAAAAGCGGAGAAATTTCAAAAATGACGCGGAATTTAATGGGAAAATATTCGATTTCTGGAGAAGTTATATTATCAAAAAAAGTCGATTTCGAGCTTAAACAATACGATTTTGTCGCAACGTCCGATTTTCACATAATTAAAAATGTAATGGGATTTTTAGACCTTCCAAAAATGGTTTCAAAAAATTATTCTTTAGAAATTAAAAATTTCATGGATATTATCAAAAAAGGAAAATTGGAATTTTGA
- the modA gene encoding molybdate ABC transporter substrate-binding protein: MSKKSSGIITGLITVIFLSVMLLFAGCVSDSSEQTTTITVSAASSLTDAFTDIKTEFEKDNPNIKVELNFAASGALRQQIEGGAPVDVFASASQKHVEILEEENLTSAGSIMNFATNSLVLIVPAGNSLNITSVEDLTNDDVTKVSIGNPETAPVGKYAKESLADSGLWDKLEEKMVYGENVRQVLTYLETGDVDAGFVYMTDAKIAKENSIEIITTVPTVTEIIYPVCIIDSSENKEEAKVFVEYLTSETGKQILTDYGFTAEN, encoded by the coding sequence ATGAGTAAAAAATCTTCAGGAATAATCACCGGACTTATAACTGTAATTTTTTTATCTGTAATGTTACTTTTTGCAGGTTGTGTTTCCGATTCTTCAGAACAAACAACCACAATAACTGTTTCAGCAGCATCGAGTTTAACTGATGCGTTCACCGACATAAAAACCGAATTTGAAAAAGATAATCCAAATATTAAAGTTGAATTAAATTTCGCAGCTTCGGGTGCACTCCGTCAGCAGATTGAGGGTGGAGCTCCAGTAGATGTATTTGCTTCAGCATCACAAAAACACGTAGAAATCCTTGAAGAAGAAAATTTAACAAGTGCTGGCTCAATAATGAACTTTGCAACAAACAGCTTGGTATTAATCGTTCCAGCTGGAAATTCATTAAACATTACTTCAGTTGAGGATTTGACAAACGATGATGTAACGAAAGTTTCAATTGGAAATCCTGAAACTGCACCTGTTGGAAAATATGCTAAAGAATCACTCGCGGACTCCGGTTTATGGGATAAACTCGAAGAAAAAATGGTTTACGGGGAAAATGTAAGGCAGGTTTTAACATACCTTGAAACAGGGGACGTTGATGCAGGATTTGTTTACATGACAGATGCAAAAATTGCAAAAGAAAATTCAATCGAGATTATAACAACAGTACCAACAGTTACAGAAATTATTTATCCGGTATGTATCATAGATTCTTCTGAGAATAAAGAAGAAGCCAAAGTTTTCGTAGAATACCTAACAAGTGAAACAGGAAAACAAATTTTGACAGATTATGGCTTTACAGCAGAAAATTAG